A portion of the Parasteatoda tepidariorum isolate YZ-2023 chromosome 5, CAS_Ptep_4.0, whole genome shotgun sequence genome contains these proteins:
- the LOC139425556 gene encoding golgin subfamily A member 6-like protein 24, whose product MSFFGKAKKEDLIVLAKEFGKTVPENVKLFELKAWITGRSDYDEQYTKEVLSGIKEERERKQEREREDRERKREDREWEREERKREQEHAVRMQELQKLIDDRKRGTRKLTEDREREKQKLKEDREHEQQKLKEDREREDKIKRQKEQELELREGRKRELHRRIRELEWLKRERDYDHEWIRCTILGIERLTEILMEDQDEESKTQDFKPLVSLNESVECLGAVESAERPESGKFGFGGKEVNVKGGVRQFPEWSGPNVNRKGKFLRESQRKNSTSSGEWSPKCYKCGEVGHLKRGCPKITRFRLDQKKDQAKQDSVERVIHEKRMKKDESDLRRIEVVEEKFCFSKIIYSVPNLSISR is encoded by the exons ATGAGTTTTTTTGGAAAAGCGAAAAAGGAAGATTTGATAGTTCTAGCTAAGGAATTTGGGAAAACGGTTCCCGAGAACGTCAAGCTTTTTGAGTTAAAGGCATGGATCACCGGGAGGTCGGATTACGACGAGCAATATACTAAAGAGGTTTTGAGTGGGATTAAAGAGGAGCGGGAACGGAAGCAGGAACGGGAGCGGGAAGATCGGGAACGGAAACGAGAGGATCGGGAATGGGAACGAGAGGAACGGAAACGGGAACAGGAGCATGCGGTGAGAATGCAGGAATTACAAAAGTTAATAGACGATAGGAAACGGGGAACAAGAAAATTAACAGAAGATAGGGAACgggagaaacaaaaattaaaagaagatagGGAACATGAGcaacaaaagttaaaagaagATAGGGAACGCGAGGATAAAATAAAGCGGCAAAAAGAGCAGGAACTAGAATTAAGAGAAGGTAGAAAACGGGAGTTGCATAGAAGGATACGTGAACTGGAATGGTTAAAACGAGAACGGGACTATGATCATGAGTGGATAAGATGTACTATACTAGGGATTGAGCggttaacagaaattttaatggagGACCAGGACGAGGAAAGTAAAACCCAGGATTTTAAACCCTTAGTCAGTTTAAACGAATCGGTTGAATGTCTAGGCGCCGTGGAATCGGCGGAGAGGCCGGAGTCCGGAAAATTTGGATTTGGAGGAAAGGAGGTGAATGTGAAGGGTGGGGTGAGACAATTTCCTGAATGGAGTGGTCCGAATGTTAATAGAAAGGGTAAGTTTCTGCGTGAATCGCAAAGGAAAAATAGTACTAGCTCAGGAGAATGGTCCCCGAAATGTTATAAGTGTGGAGAG GTAGGACATTTAAAGAGGGGATGTCCGAAAATTACTAGATTTAGGTTAGATCAGAAGAAAGATCAGGCTAAGCAAGATTCTGTAGAACGCGTTATTCACGAAAAGAGGATGAAGAAAGACGAATCGGATTTGCGTAGAATCGAGGTGGTTGAGGAGaagttttgtttctcaaaaataatatacagcGTTCCTAATTTAAGCATATCAAGGTAA